A genomic region of Marinobacter sp. NP-4(2019) contains the following coding sequences:
- a CDS encoding acyltransferase: MLSFLPAPVIGVLNSILLGINTLFWCLLLYIPAVLKLIIPHQGFRVLCTKAIIWISESWVACNTGWMKLTHGTRWDVKGAENLKRESWYLVLSNHQSWVDIFAMQRVFNRRAPFLKFFLKQQLIWVPVIGLAWWGLDFPFMKRYTREYLIKHPEKRGEDLKATRRACEKFRYTPVSVMNFVEGTRFTQAKHDKQKSPYTHLLTPKAGGAAFVLDAMGDSIQTLVDVTIAYPGGAPTFWDFICGRVREVKMEIHTVAIPEHLKGRDYSTDAEHRRNVKDWLADQWRAKDERLERMLEQ, encoded by the coding sequence ATGCTCAGTTTCCTGCCAGCCCCCGTTATCGGCGTACTCAACTCCATCCTGCTGGGAATCAATACCCTGTTCTGGTGCCTGCTGCTCTACATACCGGCGGTGCTTAAACTGATCATCCCGCACCAGGGCTTCCGTGTACTCTGCACCAAAGCGATCATCTGGATCTCGGAATCCTGGGTGGCCTGCAACACCGGCTGGATGAAACTCACCCACGGTACCCGCTGGGATGTGAAAGGCGCGGAAAACCTGAAACGGGAAAGTTGGTATCTGGTACTCAGCAATCATCAGAGCTGGGTCGATATCTTCGCCATGCAGCGGGTGTTCAACCGCCGCGCACCGTTTCTGAAGTTTTTCCTGAAGCAGCAGCTGATCTGGGTGCCGGTCATTGGCCTGGCCTGGTGGGGACTGGATTTCCCGTTCATGAAACGGTACACCCGGGAATATCTGATCAAGCATCCTGAAAAGCGCGGCGAAGACCTCAAGGCCACCCGCCGGGCCTGTGAAAAGTTCCGCTACACCCCCGTCAGCGTGATGAACTTCGTGGAAGGCACGCGCTTTACCCAGGCCAAGCACGACAAGCAGAAGTCACCCTACACCCACCTGCTTACCCCCAAGGCTGGCGGTGCTGCTTTTGTGCTGGACGCCATGGGCGACTCCATCCAGACCCTGGTGGATGTGACCATTGCCTACCCCGGCGGCGCACCGACCTTCTGGGACTTTATCTGTGGCCGGGTAAGGGAAGTGAAGATGGAAATTCACACGGTTGCCATCCCGGAACACCTGAAAGGGCGGGATTACTCGACGGATGCCGAACACCGCAGGAACGTGAAGGACTGGCTGGCGGATCAATGGCGGGCCAAGGATGAGCGCCTAGAGCGAATGCTGGAGCAGTAG
- a CDS encoding alpha/beta fold hydrolase, giving the protein MPNLFKSAADRAAGLTRQTALYAGNAFDRVFRAASLVQAGQTPFETLYTDGLVSLRYYPPLAEDFIELDGETIAVERTAHKTPIVIVPPLAVNMLIYDLFPQRSLVRFLRAKGFEVYLIDWGIPTREHSHYNLHTYVAELLPAYLNRVREHSGEQELSLHGWSMGGMFTLFYSALSKDQHIRNAVVLGLPIDSHASGLMGLMYQRVADVADFVRKRTGFRIHDLKPHWFHTPGWANTIGFKLTNPIGSVMGYWELIVRLGDREFVSNHATTSAFLDRMVAYPGGIIQDTVVRIWIDNQLSQGEIQIGEDVARLENVNANLLAIAGQEDTLATPGAAKRVMDHVSSTDKTFRVVPGGHMGILAGSKAPRESWLELADWLGDRSD; this is encoded by the coding sequence ATGCCAAACCTCTTCAAATCTGCCGCCGACAGGGCCGCGGGACTCACCCGACAAACGGCGCTGTACGCCGGGAACGCCTTCGACCGGGTTTTCCGCGCCGCCAGTCTGGTACAAGCGGGGCAGACGCCGTTCGAGACGCTGTATACCGACGGGCTGGTCAGTCTGCGGTATTACCCGCCGCTGGCGGAGGATTTCATCGAGCTGGATGGCGAGACCATTGCGGTGGAGCGCACCGCCCACAAGACGCCGATTGTGATTGTGCCGCCACTGGCGGTGAATATGCTGATCTACGATCTGTTTCCCCAGCGCAGTCTGGTGCGTTTCCTGCGGGCGAAGGGCTTTGAGGTGTATCTGATCGACTGGGGCATCCCCACCCGCGAGCACAGTCACTACAACCTGCACACCTACGTGGCGGAGCTGTTGCCGGCGTACCTGAACCGGGTGCGGGAGCACAGTGGTGAGCAGGAGTTGTCGCTGCATGGCTGGAGTATGGGGGGTATGTTCACGCTGTTCTATTCGGCCCTGAGCAAGGATCAGCATATCCGCAACGCGGTGGTTCTGGGCTTGCCCATCGACAGTCATGCCTCCGGTCTGATGGGGCTGATGTACCAGCGCGTGGCGGATGTGGCGGATTTCGTGCGTAAGCGCACCGGGTTTCGCATTCACGATTTGAAGCCACACTGGTTCCATACGCCGGGCTGGGCCAATACCATCGGTTTTAAACTGACCAATCCGATCGGCAGTGTGATGGGCTACTGGGAGCTGATCGTGCGGCTGGGTGACCGGGAGTTTGTCAGCAATCACGCCACAACGTCGGCGTTTCTGGACCGGATGGTAGCGTATCCTGGCGGCATTATTCAGGACACCGTAGTGCGGATCTGGATCGACAATCAGTTGTCGCAGGGCGAGATCCAGATCGGCGAGGACGTTGCCCGCCTGGAGAATGTGAACGCCAACCTGTTGGCCATTGCCGGGCAAGAGGACACGCTGGCGACGCCGGGCGCGGCCAAGCGGGTGATGGATCACGTCAGCTCTACTGACAAGACGTTCCGGGTGGTGCCGGGGGGGCATATGGGCATTCTCGCCGGCAGCAAGGCGCCCCGGGAAAGCTGGCTGGAACTGGCGGATTGGCTTGGGGATCGGTCTGACTGA
- a CDS encoding TetR/AcrR family transcriptional regulator, producing the protein MTHTSAEVKTDSDTQAQRQRLVAIARDIIRNEGMAALKFEALADKSDTPLPTVESLFGDKPGLVRALYEAWVEEWQRRLMAALPETPPEAILRQAAHIYRELACSDRALFLAASTPVAIEADLFGVLSRSTAFELFANFLKTGMAERRFRVTADPEATVRVLWAAVHGAVLLEICSGYDELTGKRMLDEGISLLSRGLQR; encoded by the coding sequence ATGACCCACACGTCAGCGGAAGTAAAGACCGATTCCGACACTCAGGCCCAACGCCAGCGACTGGTTGCCATTGCCCGCGACATTATCCGCAATGAGGGCATGGCCGCGCTCAAATTTGAGGCTCTGGCCGACAAGAGCGATACGCCACTGCCCACCGTCGAATCCCTGTTCGGTGACAAACCCGGCCTGGTCCGTGCGCTCTATGAAGCCTGGGTGGAGGAATGGCAACGGCGACTGATGGCCGCACTCCCCGAGACACCGCCAGAGGCCATACTGCGACAGGCCGCCCACATCTACCGTGAACTGGCCTGCTCCGATCGCGCCCTGTTCCTGGCTGCCAGCACCCCGGTCGCCATTGAAGCCGACCTGTTCGGCGTATTGTCCCGGTCGACCGCCTTTGAGCTGTTTGCCAACTTTCTCAAAACGGGTATGGCGGAGCGCCGGTTCCGTGTCACTGCCGATCCCGAGGCTACCGTCCGGGTCCTGTGGGCGGCCGTGCATGGCGCGGTACTGCTGGAAATCTGTAGCGGCTACGACGAACTGACCGGCAAACGGATGCTGGACGAGGGCATCAGCCTGCTGTCCCGGGGGCTGCAGCGCTGA
- a CDS encoding haloacid dehalogenase type II, producing the protein MTLRLAFDVYGTLVDPMGMADLLAQDAGTSAEAVSVLWREKQLEFSFRKGLMRVYEDFGVCTRQALRYAMAAHKLSLTRDREDQLMAAYLSLPAFDDALPALKALKGHYPLFAFSNGSYPALEKVLGHNDLLDQFEGLVSVDDIKSFKPDPAVYAYARRATGAWDEPLCLVSSNAWDVIGARAAGLKAVWVRRDADKVFEDWGIEPSAVVTSLAELRETLKHL; encoded by the coding sequence ATGACCCTCAGGCTCGCATTTGACGTATACGGCACACTGGTCGATCCCATGGGCATGGCGGACCTGTTGGCTCAGGACGCCGGCACAAGCGCAGAGGCTGTCAGTGTCCTGTGGCGGGAGAAACAGCTGGAGTTCTCCTTCCGCAAAGGGCTGATGCGAGTCTACGAAGACTTCGGTGTATGCACCCGCCAGGCCCTTCGATATGCCATGGCCGCTCACAAACTGTCCCTGACCCGCGACCGCGAAGATCAACTGATGGCCGCCTACCTTTCCCTGCCCGCCTTCGACGATGCCCTGCCTGCTCTGAAAGCGCTTAAGGGGCACTATCCGCTGTTCGCCTTCTCCAACGGCAGTTACCCTGCCCTGGAAAAAGTCCTGGGCCACAATGACTTGCTGGATCAGTTCGAGGGGCTGGTTTCTGTCGACGACATCAAGAGCTTCAAGCCCGATCCGGCTGTCTACGCCTATGCCCGAAGAGCAACGGGCGCGTGGGATGAACCGTTATGTCTGGTATCGAGTAATGCCTGGGACGTGATCGGTGCACGGGCTGCGGGATTGAAAGCGGTATGGGTGCGGAGAGATGCCGACAAAGTCTTCGAGGACTGGGGTATAGAGCCGTCAGCGGTCGTAACCAGTCTTGCAGAGCTGCGCGAAACCCTGAAGCATCTCTAG
- a CDS encoding LysR family transcriptional regulator, with translation MNGIDTLNLDTRSLSTFLTVLDEGSVSRAAIRLGVSQSAVSHTLDRLRQSLGDPLFVKSGRGIAPTQYALRAGPHIRQILDDLQSLSSGPPFTPATAEFTFTIAANDYQRDLLLPGLVSTLRQEAPGIRLQVIPSGIPTADMLRKDVCDLIISPHAPEATDIMQRGLMADRMVVFYDPDYREPPRDMAEYLKADHVSLLFAAGEKPALETSLNARGLTRRNVVTVSNFSGLPEFLRGTDMLATAPERMSNHLLRGFAWVPLPFDFKPFTLLMLWHRRNQNDPAHRWLRNQVNAVAATMNGLND, from the coding sequence ATGAACGGCATAGATACATTGAACCTCGATACCCGCTCACTGAGCACCTTTCTGACCGTCCTAGATGAGGGCAGCGTGTCCCGCGCAGCAATTCGTCTGGGGGTCAGCCAGTCGGCGGTCAGTCACACCCTGGACCGGTTGCGTCAGTCGCTGGGAGACCCGCTGTTCGTAAAGTCCGGGCGCGGGATTGCGCCGACCCAGTACGCGCTGCGGGCGGGACCTCATATCCGGCAGATTCTGGATGACCTGCAGTCCCTGTCCAGCGGACCGCCGTTCACGCCAGCGACGGCAGAGTTCACCTTCACCATCGCCGCCAACGATTACCAACGCGATCTTCTGCTCCCCGGGCTGGTCAGCACTCTGCGGCAAGAAGCACCAGGGATTCGACTGCAGGTGATTCCCTCCGGGATTCCGACTGCCGATATGCTGCGAAAGGATGTCTGCGACCTGATCATCTCGCCCCATGCGCCGGAAGCAACGGATATCATGCAGCGGGGTTTGATGGCGGACCGGATGGTGGTGTTCTACGATCCGGACTATCGCGAGCCGCCCCGGGATATGGCCGAGTACCTCAAGGCGGATCATGTCTCCCTACTGTTCGCAGCGGGAGAAAAGCCCGCCCTCGAGACCTCGCTGAATGCCCGCGGACTGACCCGGCGCAATGTGGTGACGGTATCCAATTTCTCCGGTCTGCCGGAATTCCTGCGTGGTACCGATATGCTGGCCACCGCCCCGGAGCGCATGAGTAACCACTTACTCAGGGGCTTCGCCTGGGTTCCCCTGCCCTTTGATTTCAAGCCTTTCACCCTGCTGATGCTCTGGCACCGCCGCAACCAGAACGACCCCGCCCACCGTTGGCTTCGCAATCAGGTGAACGCCGTGGCGGCAACGATGAACGGTCTGAACGATTAA